The following are from one region of the Homo sapiens chromosome 19 genomic patch of type NOVEL, GRCh38.p14 PATCHES HSCHR19KIR_CA01-TB04_CTG3_1 genome:
- the LOC124900569 gene encoding killer cell immunoglobulin-like receptor 2DL5A: MSLMVISMACVGFFLLQGAWTHEGGQDKPLLSAWPSAVVPRGGHVTLLCRSRLGFTIFSLYKEDGVPVPELYNKIFWKSILMGPVTPAHAGTYRCRGSHPRSPIEWSAPSNPLVIVVTGLFGKPSLSAQPGPTVRTGENVTLSCSSRSSFDMYHLSREGRAHEPRLPAVPSVNGTFQADFPLGPATHGGTYTCFGSLHDSPYEWSDPSDPLLVSVTGNSSSSSSSPTEPSSKTGIRRHLHILIGTSVAIILFIILFFFLLHCCCSNKKNAAVMDQEPAGDRTVNREDSDDQDPQEVTYAQLDHCVFTQTKITSPSQRPKTPPTDTTMYMELPNAKPRSLSPAHKHHSQALRGSSRETTALSQNRVASSHVPAAGI, encoded by the exons ATGTCGCTCATGGTCATCAGCATGGCGTGTGTTG GGTTCTTCTTGCTGCAGGGGGCCTGGACACATGAGG GTGGTCAGGACAAGCCCTTGCTGTCTGCCTGGCCCAGCGCTGTGGTGCCTCGAGGAGGACATGTGACTCTTCTGTGTCGCTCTCGTCTTGGGTTTACCATCTTCAGTCTGTACAAAGAAGATGGGGTGCCTGTCCCTGAGCTCTACAACAAAATATTCTGGAAGAGCATCCTCATGGGCCCTGTGACCCCTGCACACGCAGGGACCTACAGATGTCGGGGTTCACACCCACGCTCCCCCATTGAGTGGTCAGCACCCAGCAACCCCCTGGTGATCGTGGTCACAG GTCTATTTGGGAAACCTTCACTCTCAGCCCAGCCGGGCCCCACGGTTCGCACAGGAGAGAACGTGACCTTGTCCTGCAGCTCCAGGAGCTCATTTGACATGTACCATCTATCCAGGGAGGGGAGGGCCCATGAACCTAGGCTCCCTGCAGTGCCCAGCGTCAATGGAACATTCCAGGCTGACTTTCCTCTGGGCCCTGCCACCCACGGAGGGACCTACACATGCTTCGGCTCTCTCCATGACTCACCCTATGAGTGGTCAGACCCGAGTGACCCACTGCTTGTTTCTGTCACAG GAAACTCTTCAAGTAGTTCATCTTCACCCACTGAACCAAGCTCCAAAACTG GTATCCGCAGACACCTGCACATTCTGATTGGGACCTCAGTGGCTATCATCCTCTTCATcatcctcttcttctttctccttcattgCTGCTGCTCCAACAAAAAGA ATGCTGCTGTAATGGACCAAGAGCCTGCCGGGGACAGAACAGTGAACAGGGAG GACTCTGATGATCAAGACCCTCAGGAGGTGACATATGCACAGTTGGATCACTGCGTTTTCACACAGACAAAAATCACTTCCCCTTCTCAGAGGCCCAAGACACCTCCAACAGATACCACCATGTACATGGAACTTCCAAATGCTAAGCCAAGATCATTGTCTCCTGCCCATAAGCACCACAGTCAGGCCTTGAGGGGATCTTCTAGGGAGACAacagccctgtctcaaaaccgGGTTGCTAGCTCCCATGTACCAGCAGCTGGAATCTGA